The Salvelinus sp. IW2-2015 linkage group LG31, ASM291031v2, whole genome shotgun sequence genome window below encodes:
- the fbxl2 gene encoding F-box/LRR-repeat protein 2: protein MNGITKGRFEVFSNSDEAPINKKLPKELLLRIFSYLDVITLCRCAQVSKAWNVLALDGSNWQKIDLFNFQTDIEGRVVENISKRCGGFLRQLSLRGCLSVGDASMKTFSQNCRNIEVLNLNGCTKITDSTCLSLSKFCCKLKQLDLTSCVSVTNHSLKALSDGCRMLEMLNLSWCDQITRDGIEALARGCNNLRALFLRGCTQLEDGALKPLQKHCPELTTINMQSCSVRQRERDGESVCIH, encoded by the exons ATGAACGGCATCACCAAGGGCAGATTCGAG GTGTTCTCCAACAGTGATGAAGCTCCCATTAACAAGAAGCTTCCCAAGGAGCTGCTgctcag aatcTTCTCCTATCTTGATGTGATCACATTGTGCAGGTGTGCCCAGGTGTCCAAG gCGTGGAATGTCCTGGCCTTGGATGGTAGTAACTGGCAGAAGATTGACCTCTTCAACTTCCAGACAGACatagag ggtagAGTAGTGGAGAACATCTCCAAGCGATGTGGAGGCTTCCTGAGGCAGCTGAGCTTGAGGGGTTGTCTCAGTGTGGGGGACGCATCCATGAA GACGTTTTCTCAGAACTGCCGTAACATTGAGGTGTTGAACCTGAACGGCTGCACTAAGATCACAGACAGCACCTGTCTCAGCCTCTCCAAGTTCTGCTGCAAACTCAAACAGCTGGACCTCACCTCCTGTGTGTCTGTTACCAACCACTCCCTCAAAGCTCTCAG TGATGGCTGTCGTATGTTGGAGATGTTGAACCTGTCGTGGTGTGACCAGATCACCAGAGATGGCATCGAGGCTCTGGCCCGGGGCTGTAACAACCTACGAGCCCTGTTCCTACGCGGctgcacacag TTGGAGGATGGAGCACTGAAACCCCTCCAGAAACACTGTCCTGAACTAACCACTATCAACATGCAGTCCTGCTcagtaagacagagagaaagagatggagagagtgtgtgtattcaTTAG